The Paenibacillus beijingensis nucleotide sequence CAGAGGAGGATTTACAAATGAAATTGAAGTTCAAGCTGCTGTTTACGGTTCTTCTTACTTTTACGGTCCCATTCATGTTTCCTTTTTCAGCTTTCGCCGGAGCAGGAGCATGGGATTACAAAGGCAGTTACTGGATGACGTATCAGAGCCCGACGATAAAATCCGGTGGAGGATACTTTCAAGCATGTCTCTTAAGCAGCAGCGGCAGCGGCTACACGTTTACGCTTTATGAGGTTGACGAATCCGGAAATCCGCCTGAAACTGTGGGCACAGCTTTCATATCCAAAGGCAGCTGCAAAACCTTCTACGTGAACAACTATGTGGACGGTACTAACGATCAGGCGGAGCTTGTCTTATTTAAGGGAAACGATTCCTATGTAAAAGTAAGTTTCTATGATTGATTCAACTAACCGCTCGGCATCGGTCTCGCCGCGGCCAAGCGGCGCGCCCGACTGCACCGGCTTCCAGACGCCGGTGCAGTCCTTCGGCGCGCAGCGCGGCGGCGAGAGCCGCCGTCACAACCGTCTTGCCGACGCCGGTGTCGGTGCCGGCTACAAAAATGCGTCTGTTCCCATCAGGAGCGGGAAGCCGATGCGGAAACTCTTCCGCAAGGAAAACAGGTCATGCCGCTCATGATGGGACGGCTACTACCGGTACGATCCAAACGATCAACCGGAACGGGGCTGCAATGGTCAATCATGGATCCTGACCGTAATTTTCATCGCCTAAAGCTGAATATCAGCGATTGCATATAAAACTGCCGATCCGCTCATCTTTACTCGATCTCCGAAAGATTTGCAGTATAACGTTCCGCCGCGTCTGGAAAGCTGACTTGCCACCATTTCATCCTTTCCTAGACGTTTTGCCCAGTATGGGATGAAATTACAATGTGCAGAACCGGTGACAGGGTCTTCATTCACATTCAATTTCGGGAAAAAGCACCTGGAAACAAAATCGTATGTTTCGCTTTTGGCAGTAATTAAAACGCCCAAACCATCCTGTAATTGTGCCAGCTTAGGAAAATTGGGGGCAGCATTTTGGACATCGTCTTCCTTTTCCAGTACAAACAATAAATCTCTGCCCAGATAGGTTTCAATAGGCCTTACCCAAGGGCTTCGACCATTTGCTCTGTCAGCGTAAATTGTTCGGGCATGATGCTCGGGAAATCCATTTCATAAAGGTCCCCTTTTTTTACGACAACAAGTTCCCCGCTAATTGTTTGAAACTTGATTTGCTCTACATGAGGTTCATAATAGTTGGCAATAACATACGCTGTTGCCAAAGTAGCATGGCCGCAGAGGTCAATCTCTCCCCCGGGAGTAAACCATCTGAGACGATAGCCGTCCCCCTCTTTCACAGCAAATGCCGTTTCGGAAAGATTGTTTTCAATAGCAATGTTTTGCATCGTATCATCTGAATGCCATTTCTCCATGATGCAGACACCAGCAGGATTTCCTTCAAACAAGTTCTCGGCAAACGCGTCTACGACGTAATATTTCATTGGTATAACCTCCTTGTTTTTATCCAAACTTAACCATGTTGATTTTCTTCTCTCACACCGGAGTTGTCTCGTTTAAAATGTTATAATGTATTTGCTCGACAATGTTATTTTATATCGAAACCATATATAACACTCAACACCTTTATATAACACTTAAAGGAGATCAATATGTACTTTGAAATTCAACGCAATGCTGAAATTTCACTTTCCAAGCAAATATATCTCTCTATAGTTGACCAAATCCGATCAGGATTTCTGCAAGAAGGAATGCAATTACCTTCCGTACGCGATCTTTCGAAACAGCTTGAAGTGAGTTTGGTTACCGTCGTGAAGGCATACAACGAATTGGAACAAGACGGTTTTATTAACTCCGTTCAAGGAAAAGGAACATTCGTCAATGCGGAACGAAAAGCGGCAGCGGATACACAAACGGAGGCTCTTCCATTTAATTGGCAGCTATCTGTTCAAAATTATTTACCTCGATCCCAGTTTGCCCGTTTTCATCATGTCCCGGAAAAAATTCACCTCTCGTCCTCCATGGTTGATCCCGGACTTCTCCTTAATCGACCTCTGGAGCGGGAGATTCAGCAAATTCTTTCCGAAAACCCAAAAATTTTTTCTCAATATGGAGAGATTCAAGGGGATTCACAACTTAGAAATGCAATGTATGAGTATTTAAAAAAAGCTGAAGTTCCTGCTGAACCGGATAACCTATTAGTTACGAATGGTTCACAGCAAGGAATCGATCTTATTGCCCGTACCTTTATCGGACCAGGTGATGTAGTGGTGATGGAAGCCCCCACTTATCCGGGAGCGATTGATGTTTTTCGGGGGAGAGGGGCTACAATACTCACCGTGCCTGTTGATCATAGCGGGATGCGAGTAGATATTCTTCAACATTTATGCGACAAGCATAAACCAAAAATTATTTATACCATTCCTACTTTTCATAATCCGACAGGTGTTGTTATGACTTCCAAACGCCGCAGGCAGATTCTTGATCTGGCTCAAAGCATCCAAAGCATTATTATTGAGGACGATCCATGGAGTGAAGTTTATTTTAATAAAAAACCGCCGGCTGCCATTAAAAGTATGGATCATTACGGTCATGTCATCTACTTGAAGGGTTTAAGCAAAACACTTGCGCCAGGCTGCAGAATCGGAATATTAGCCGCTTCCGGTTCCATATTCAATCGTCTATTGGCAGCCAAGGCAAATGCTGATTTAGGAAGTCCTTTGCTTACACAAAAAATACTATTGCCGTTTATCCAATCTAAAAAAATGACCGATCATATGAAAAAACTAAGAACGGCTCTGAGGATAAGACGCGATTTGGTTCTTGATTTACTTTCACAACATTCGCCTGACGGCGTATCATGGGTAATCCCGGAGGGGGGATTAAACCTATGGATCAGTCTTCCTTCTTGGATCGATACTAATCTCCTCTTATTGGAAGCGAAAAAGCAGCATCTATCCTTTTTACCCGGGTCGGCATGTTATCCTGTCGAGCAAGAAAATCATCATTTACGATTGAGTTACTCTTACATGAGCGAGCAACAATTGCACCAAGGAGTTACAACATTATGCAGCATACTCCATTCCGAAATATCGTCAAAAAAATTGCATGACCACTCGCCCTATTTTTGATGTCAATCAGATGTAGAAAAATATAAATTTTTGGAGGCGGTGAGCGATTTTGCGGATGATAAAAAAACAGCGGTGGACCAGGACGTTATTTTGTCCCAGTCCACCGCTCTTTATTTTACTTCGTCATCCATTCCGGCTTCGAGAAGCCTTTGAATTGGTCGTCGATCGTGGCCACAAACTCCGGCGATTCGATCGCTGCCTTCAAATCTTTCGCGAACTGGCTGTCGATATCCTTCGTGTTGACCGCGACGATGTTGCGGTATTTTTCCTGCATGTTTTCCAGCTTCACGGCGGATGTCAAATCCATCTTGGCCGCAAGCGCGAAGTTGCCCGGCACAACCGCCAGATCGGTGCTGCCGACCGTCCGCGGTAGCTGTGCCGCCTCAAGCGGCTTCACGACGAGTTTCTTCGGGTTCTGGTCGATGTCCTGCTCGGAAATTTTGGACGGATCGGCGTCTTTTTTGAGCGTCACGATTCCAAAATCCTGCAGCATGAGCAGCGCGCGGTACAGGTTGGCCGGATCGTTCGGAACGGCCAGCTGACTGCCTTCCGCAATTTCGTCAATCGATTTGAACTTGTTTGAGTACAGCCCCATCGGTGCGGTCGGCACGCTGATGACGTCTTTCAGATCGAGCTTGTTGTCGGCCG carries:
- a CDS encoding PLP-dependent aminotransferase family protein codes for the protein MYFEIQRNAEISLSKQIYLSIVDQIRSGFLQEGMQLPSVRDLSKQLEVSLVTVVKAYNELEQDGFINSVQGKGTFVNAERKAAADTQTEALPFNWQLSVQNYLPRSQFARFHHVPEKIHLSSSMVDPGLLLNRPLEREIQQILSENPKIFSQYGEIQGDSQLRNAMYEYLKKAEVPAEPDNLLVTNGSQQGIDLIARTFIGPGDVVVMEAPTYPGAIDVFRGRGATILTVPVDHSGMRVDILQHLCDKHKPKIIYTIPTFHNPTGVVMTSKRRRQILDLAQSIQSIIIEDDPWSEVYFNKKPPAAIKSMDHYGHVIYLKGLSKTLAPGCRIGILAASGSIFNRLLAAKANADLGSPLLTQKILLPFIQSKKMTDHMKKLRTALRIRRDLVLDLLSQHSPDGVSWVIPEGGLNLWISLPSWIDTNLLLLEAKKQHLSFLPGSACYPVEQENHHLRLSYSYMSEQQLHQGVTTLCSILHSEISSKKLHDHSPYF
- a CDS encoding MetQ/NlpA family ABC transporter substrate-binding protein — protein: MRKSITLLMMMALVLTVLAGCGGKDASQNGAASEGGSPEKKALKIGATAGPYSDMVSKAIAPILEKKGYTIEVVEFNDYVQPNKALANGSIDANLFQHVIYLQKFSADNKLDLKDVISVPTAPMGLYSNKFKSIDEIAEGSQLAVPNDPANLYRALLMLQDFGIVTLKKDADPSKISEQDIDQNPKKLVVKPLEAAQLPRTVGSTDLAVVPGNFALAAKMDLTSAVKLENMQEKYRNIVAVNTKDIDSQFAKDLKAAIESPEFVATIDDQFKGFSKPEWMTK